Sequence from the Paenibacillus tundrae genome:
GTTGTTTTCAACCGTGTATCATTCTCGTCATTGCATCGAGGGAGCTTTGGGTATAACCTGTGTAATAGATACTACGCTTCATTAGGAACTACTATCCCTCGGCTTCCAAACGGGAGATGGAACGGTTACATATCGGACTTATGAAAGGGGTTACTTTATCAGATGGCACTTATTAAATGTGATTTTTATTCGGACACACTTGGACTAAGCACGAGTATGCATGTTATTTTGCCACAACAGACGCATACTCAGATCGGCATGCAGAATGTGACAGGGCACGGATTACACCCTACCCTCTACTTGTTACACGGTCTTTCGGACGATGATTCCATCTGGCTGCGTAGAACCTCCATCGAACGTTATGTTGCTAACCTCGGTATTGCCGTTGTTATGCCACAGGTTCACCGCAGCTTCTACACGGACATGGCTGAAGGCGGACGTTACTGGACATTTATTAGCGAAGAACTGCCCACACTCGCCCGCTCCTTCTTCCCACTATCACACCAACGTGAAGATAACTTCGTTGCTGGCCTTTCCATGGGTGGTTACGGTGCGTTCAAGCTGGCGCTTCGTAAACCAGAGCAATATGCGGCTGCTGCTAGTTTATCGGGTGCACTCGATATGGCTGCTCACCTGAACAACACTGAAGGATCTGCATTGCAGCAGGCTGAAATGCAACGGATTTTCGGGTCAAATATGACGGGATCAGAGAACGATCTGCTTCATCTGCTACAGGAAAGTCAGCAAAGTCAAAGCGTAAGACCGTTACTCTATCAGTGTTGTGGAACGGAAGACTTTCTCTATGAGGACAATCAGACCTTCAGAAAAGCCTGCGAGCTGACAGACTTCCAGCTAACATACGAGGAAGAAGCAGGTGCACATGAATGGGGTTATTGGGATGCGAAGATTCAAGACGTATTAAAATGGCTTCCTTTGTCCAAACGAGACTAGTGGTTATGCGGGGTTTTACTTACCAAGCCTGAAAGTATGCTTTTTGAGAGGAAACAGGGAGAACATAGCTCTTAACGGGTCGTCCCTTAAATACAGCTATGTTCTCCCCTCGTATAACAAGTATTAATTCAGTATCCATTGATCTGATTACACATGAAAAATTAATGTCACCCTGTCCCGCTTCACCCCTCTGCGATCCCTTCCTTTGGCAATAGTGCCTTGATTCGGAATGCCATACGTAGACGCAATGTTTCTTCTGGATCTTTCAGACTGCGACCGATGATCTCCTCGCATTTCTCTAACCGATAAATCACTGTGTTGCGATGGATGTAAAGTCGTTTCGCTGTTTCAGCCAGATGACAATGCGTTTCCAGATAAACAGATAACGTATGGAGCAGCATATGATGATCCTTAATCGTCTCATCCTCGAATCCCTGCATCGTATCGGCATAGAATTTGTGGAGGTGCTCGTAGGGGATCATACGTAAAATCTCAGGAACTTCCTTCGGCTGATACATCTCGATAAAACGCGTTTTGCCCGCAATTCCACCAAAGTATAGAGCTTCATTGGCCTCTTTGTATGAAACAGGGATCTGAGCAAGCGGCTGAGCATAGCTACTGAAGCCAAACGATAGCTCCGATCCGTAATGGATAGCAATCTTACCCTGAAGACGCTCTAGCAGTGCGACAAAGAAAGGTTTAACTGTTTTCCACTCCTCCACCAGCGGCATTAATAGCACGTAGGCGCGATCGTGAGTGAACAAATGTAATGGATATCGAAAATGGATCAGTTCCCCTTCAAGATGTTCGGCAATCCGATCCTGTTCAGCCTTATATTGCATGAAAGAGATGGTTTTATCTGCGCCATCGAATTTGCCAACTGCACAGAGATATCGCTGCTCGCTGGACAATCCGAATTCACGCCCCCGACTCGCGATCTCCTCACTACTGGAGAATGCGCCACCAATGAAATTAGTAAAAAATTCGTTCTGGATGCGGCGGCGATTCTGCTTGAGCGCATTATCCTTCATGAGTTCAAACGCAATCACGTTAGTCGCCTGTTCTATGGTCAAAATATTCGAACGTTCAGACGGCGTAACTAAGCCTTCTATACAAAGAAAATGTAATTGTCTATGGGTATACACCGGAAACAATGTCAGTGTTTCTCGCTTCTCACTCAATAGAGAGAATGCTGAGAAAACGGATGGTGCTACGTGAAAATGCCCTCCGCCAGACAACAATGCTTCAATATGCGCTGCGGTGGTCGTGGAGAATCGACCATAGATGGGTTGAAGGTAAGGACCTAGCAGAAGAACCGGTAAGCGAAGTAAAGCGGACAACTGATCCAGCAACTTCGGGATGCCTTGGCCGCTCATAATCTGCTGGGTGAACTGTCGGTGAGTCTGTATGGCATTATGCAGCTCAGTAGTTTGTACATCGAGGATATGACTTAGTGATTTGTTAACAATATCGCCGAGCGAAGGATCGACAGGCAACTCCATCAAAGGAAAATGCAGCTCGTTAGCTAGCTTAATTGCTGATTCAGGAATGTTGCCGAGGTAACGTTTGCTTTTGATACCAAGCCCAGTACAGTCTTGGCGACTCATCTCCCCGATTAGTTCAAGCAGAGCTGGCAGATCGTCTTTAAAGTGAAAAGCTGTCGTAATGAGTAATTCATTCTTTCTCAGGTATGGAATGATATCCGGGGCATCCATCATGTTGACTGTATGAACTTCCCTGTTCAAACCCGTTGCTCCTGCGACAATGATGGTTCCGTCAAAAACCGGCAGCTTCAGTAGCTCACTCATTTTCATCGTTCTTGCGCCCCTTTGGTTAACATGTCCAATGAATCCTGTTATTCTTCTACATTTTCGTGAATGATTTCCCTTTTGTTTTATTCTACGATTAATTAATCACAATGCCAAGTTAATTAATATAACACCGGTTGGAAAGCTTATGCTGCCGGAATGGGGGAGATTGCATTGATAATCAAACAACCGAAGCCGTCTGCCTTATCCGAGCAGGTCGAAAACATGATTGAATGGCTGGCTTCACATGGCAAAGATGAGCAGAATGGCGTGAGCCGTCTGCTCTATGACCCAGCTTGGATCGCGGCCCAACGAGCTATTGCAGCCAAAATGAACGACCTCGGGCTACAGGTGCACTACGATGATGTTGGTAACTTGTTCGGGCATGCAGCTGGACGTGACCCCGAGGCACGGGTTGTACTGACCGGATCTCATGTTGATACAGTTATAGGGGGCGGAAAATACGACGGAGCCTACGGAATCGTCGCTGCGCTAATTGCCGTGGAACATTTGCTAACGCAATACGGGCAGCCACTTAAACCCATTGAGGTTGTCTCACTCTGTGAAGAAGAGGGAAGCCGCTTCCCGATGACCTATTGGGGTTCAGGTAATATCACCGGCGCCAAAAGCCGCGAAGCTATTCATAATTTAAAAGACGCGAGCGGTATGCTGTTTGAACAAGCGATGTACAATGTCGGGTTCGGATTAGGACAGCATCCACAGCCCCAACGAAGTGACCTTGAATGTTTTATCGAATTGCATATTGAGCAAGGCCAAGTATTGGAACGAGAGAAGAAATCAATCGGTGTTGTCAGTCATATCGTTGGACAACGCCGCTACGATATCACCGTGCATGGCGAGAGCAATCATGCGGGCACTACCCCAATGAAGTGGCGGCATGATGCTATGTTTACCACAGCTGAGTTGATTCGAATATTAATGCTCCGAGCGAATTCACATGAAGACGGATTGGTAGCCACAGTTGGACGATTAGATGCCAAACCCAACGTCGGTAATGTCATTGCACGCGAAGTCACCTTCAGCCTAGATGTACGTCACAGTGACACAGAGACCATTCGAACATTTTGCGAGGAATGCTTCAATGATTTCGAGACTATCGCAGCCCAACACGGAACACGCATCACTTTCCGTAAGTGGATGGATGAACCTCCAGTTGCAATGGATTCAGCACTGAACGCGGCGACTGAGAGCATTTTAAAGCGTGAAGGTATTTCATACCAAGTGATGACCAGTGGCGCGGGACATGATTCACAAGTATTCGGAACGTATTGTCCGACAGCACTGTTATTTGTACCAAGCCGAGGCGGCATTAGCCACTCCCCCGCAGAGTTTACCGATACAGAAGATTTGCAGCGCGGTGTAAGCCTGCTGATCGACCTACTACATCAATTGGCATATTAATATACATTCAGGAGGCGGTTAAGAGATGACGAAGTACCGGGAAATCCATGCACCACTGAGAACTATTATGACACCAGGACCAGTCGAAGTAGATCCGAGAGTCCTGCGAGCAATGGCAACACCGATTCTGGGTCAATTCGATCCAGCGTTCACGCAAATGATGAACGAGACGATGGATATGTTAAGACAAACGTTCCAAACGAAGAACCAATGGGCTTTCCCGGTTGACGGCACTTCCCGTTCAGGACTGGAAGCGGTGTTGTGCAGCCTAATTGAACCTGGTGACAAAGTGCTCGTTCCCATCTTCGGTCGCTTCGGTCATCTGCTGACAGAAATCGCTGAGCGCCACGGTGCCGAGCTGCATCTGATGGAATGTCCTTGGGGAGAAGTATTCGACCAACAGGCTGTAATCGATGAGGTTAAACGGGTACAACCGAAAATTGTAGCTATTGTACACGGCGAAACTTCTACAGGCTGCATGCAACCACTGGATCTAATTGGCCCAGCTTGCCGCGAGCTCGGTGTGCTGACAGTCGTCGATGCGGTTGCCTCCATTGGCGGTGCGCCAGTCAAAGTAGATGAGTGGCAGCTCGATGCCGTTATCGGCGGCACACAAAAGTGCATATCCGTACCATCCGGTATGGCGCCAGTTACGTACAACGAGCGGGTAGAACAGATTCTGGCAAGCCGGAAAAAGGTAGAGCGCGGTGTCGCACTAGACAGTGACCGTCGAGACGTTGCACACCCGATTCGTAGCAACTACTTTGATCTGAGTCAGTTGCAGGACTACTGGGGACCACGTCGTCTGAACCATCATACCGAAGCAACGTCGATGCTATACGCGTTACGCGAGGGGCTACGTATCCTGCTAGACGAAGGGCTCGAAGAGCGCTTCGAGCGCCATAAGTTACATGAAAAAGCATTGATGGCAGGCATCCGCGGCATGGGGCTAGAATTATTTAACGATGTCGCTTGGAAGCTACCTGTGGTAACTTGCGTGAAGATTCCACAAGGCGTTGATGGTGAATCTGTACGTAACATGCTACTTCATCAGTTCGGCATTGAGATTGCCAGCTCATTCGGCCCACTACATGGGCAGATTTGGAGAATCGGTACGATGGGTTATAGCTGCCGCAAGGAAAACGTACTATTCGTACTATCCGCACTGGAAGCCGTGCTCATTCGGCATAATGCTCCGATTGTCATCGGGCGCGGCGTACAAGAAGCACTTAACATCTATGAGTAAAACACACCCAGGTGCTGCACTCCTCCGTTATAACTTCTTAGCTAGAACATAATCTCGTTACAACTCAGAGGATACGACGCAGAGGCTCGGATGCATACACTTGAACGTTACAGAGAAATGGGATTCCGGCATGTCCGGAATCCTTTTGCATAAACAAGATTTCGCTATAGGAACGCCGGGCACATCATTGTACTGCTCGAAGACCGTTTCGGCGAAACTCCAAGCGGAAGGTGACACATGAACAATATCATCAGACTTCGCTCCGGGCTCGCCGGACTGCAGTGGCTCTTTTTCTTATTTACAAATACAGTCGTTATTCCAATTACAGTCGGGGCGGCGTTTGGATTACCGCAAGACAAAATCCAATTCTTAATTCAATGCTCGTTTGTCCTTACAGGCCTCGCCTGTGTGATACAAGCAGCACTTGGACATCAAAGATCTGTCATGGAAGGACAGTCAGGTTTGTGGTGGGGTGTTATTCTGAGCCTCAGCGCGGCTGCACCTTCGCTTGGTATCTCACTAACGGAGCTGGGTGGCAGTCTAGCCGTGGGTATCATGATCTCAGGTGTCATCACTATTCTAATCGGCATCTGCGGACTCGCCGTTCCATTATCGAAGTTGTTTACACCAGGCGTGATGGCTGTATTTATGTTTCTTCTCGGTTGCCGACTGAACATGATTTTTCTTGAGGGAATGCTCGGAATCTCCTCGGGATCTTCGACCGAAGCACCAACAATTCAACCAGCCGTTTTTCTGTTAGCAGCAGCCGTGGCCGTTTTCATCGCAGTCTTATCTGTAAAAGCCCGACCTGCGATTGGTCAGTATGCCTTACTCATTGGAATTCTGGGTGGATGGGCGCTATACACACTCATCTTCGGCAGAGATAGCGGAACCTCCAGCGCAGGAACAATTGACATGGGTTGGTTCCCTCTCGGTGATCCATGGCATGGCCTGAACACAGGTGTTGTCATGATTGCGATCATCGCCGGTCTGGTCAATGCCTCGAATACATTCGGCGCACTGAAGGGAACAGATCACATTTACGAACAAGAAGCTTCTGCCAAGCAGTACAGACGCTCATTTACTATTAGCGGTGTGCTTGCGGTTCTGTCGGGACTACTAGGGCTTGTACCCTACGCTCCCTACGTTTCATCTGTAGGTTTTCTGCAACAGACCCGTATTCGAGACCGACTTCCGTTTGTCATTGGCGGTCTACTATTCGCAGGAATCGGTCTGATTCCGGTGATCAGCAGTGCGCTTACCCAACTGCCGCTCAGCATCGGGAGTGCTGTCTTATTAGTAACATATCTGCGACTACTCGGTTCATCACTGCAGTATTTCAGCCAGATTCGAATGGATGCAGCAAATTTGTACCGGACAGCAGCACCTCTTTTCGTGGGAGTCATCGTGATGGGATTGCCATCCGAATATTTTGCCTCCTTGCCACCGCTGCTACGTCCGCTACTCGGAAACGGTCTGCTCATTGGCATTTTGCTTGCACTAGTGTTGGATCGACTTCGCTACGGTTCATCCCAGCAGGATCAGACACCAGCTTCGAACAAGGTTCGAAGACTTGTGGCTCCAACATCCGATCACTCAGGACGCACACTCAATTCCAATTTGAATCCGAAAGGAGAACAGTCATGAGAAGTCATGCGAATCAATCGAAGGGGTTCAAACCGGGTACAGAAACAGAGGCAGAGATCACTTCGGTAAGTCAGGATCAATGGGGAGCATTTGTGGATGCCACGGTTCAGATACCTTCTACCGGAACGGGCGAGCTTGACGGGCTGACGTTCGCGGTGAAAGACGTCTTTGATATTCAAGGTGTAACCAGTGGAGCTGGTAATCCGGACTGGCTTCGAACACATGAAGCTGCTGATTCCACTGCTCCCGTGCTGTTATCTTTATTAGCCAGCGGCGCAAGACTCACAGGCACAACGCAGACGGACGAATTGATGTACAGCCTGAATGGGGAAAATGCCCACTATGGTACACCCATCAATCCCCTCGCGCCAGATCGAATACCAGGCGGATCATCAAGTGGTTCAGCCGTTGCAGCTGCGGCGGGTCTGGTCGATTTTGCTATAGGCACAGACACAGGTGGTTCCGTTCGTATTCCATCATCCTACTGCGGTCTATTTGGCTTCCGGCCAACGCACGGAGCTATATCTGCGGAAGGGGTCATCCCGCTCGCACGTAGCTTCGATACGGTTGGCTGGATGAGCCAGTCTTCGAAGATTCTGTTAGACGTGGGCAAGGTATTGTTGAAAAATAAATCGGTATCTCTTCAAGATGCTGAATTGAGCGTAGAAGCGAATGCCATAAGCGGTGCATATGACGCATCCAATGTTAAACCAACATTCTCGCGTTTCCTCATTGCAGATGAAGCTTGGAGTCTACCAGAGGAAAACGATCGTTCAACCTTACTTGCAAAGCTGTACGAACTCCCCAACTGGAAGCAGGGCACCACTTCAGTCCAATTAACAGCACCTACGGAGAGCTTGGCGGACTGGTCGGCAGCGTTCCGCGCTCTTCAAGGGTTAGAAATTGCCCATGAACATAGCGATTGGTTGATAAAAGAACGTCCAACATTCGGCCCTGGTATCGCAGAACGATTTGAATGGGCTTGTACACTGGAGGCGTCTGCACACACCACCGAGAGTGACCTACGCACTCGTATCCGGAGTAGCCTTGTCGAACTGCTCGGCGAAGATGGACTTCTGGCAATTCCGACTGCTCCTGGCCCTGCTCCACTGCTTGGGCTACAAGGTGCGCAAGCCGAGGCTTATCGAGCAAAGACCATGCAACTCTCTTGTATCGCAGGGCTTACGGGTCTACCTCAGGTTACCGTGCCAGTCATTCGTGAGGATGGACTGCCCATCGGGCTATCCTTTATTGGTGGTGTCAATACCGATCTTAAGCTACTACGCTGGATGGCAGAACATTTCATAGATGAGGTGCGCGGATGAAACTAGTAACAATTGAACATGAAGGACAGGAGCACGCAGCGTTCCTGACAGATCGTGGCGTGATTCCACTGACTTGGCTGAATGAGAAACAAAACACAGATTGGCATACAGACCTTTTCACACTACTGCAAAACAAACAACTGCAGGCTCTGCGAGACTGGTACGTTAGTGGTGGACAGGAGAGCCTGGCCGCTCTTCCTGCTCTGCCGATCGACGCTGTATCTTACCGCGCGTTATACCGCCGACCTGGCAAAATGATTGGGGTTGGCATGAACTACCTGGCCAAAGCTATCGAGCTGTCGGGACGCCCTCCCGAGGATGAGCCTGTCATCTTTCTCAAACCCGACACGTCGCTGATTGGCTCTGGTGAAGCGATCCTTCTGCCGCATGGAGCTGGACAGGTCACGGCAGAGGCAGAACTAGCGATCGTCATTGGACAGAAATGCAGAAATGTTAGCGAGGACGAAGCTATGAATTATGTAGCTGGTTATACCACTTCTCTCGATATGACGGCTAAGGAGATTCATGCACGCAATCCTCGTTTTATGCAAAGAGCCAAAAGCTTCGACACGTTCCTAAGCCTCGGCTCTTCCCTCTCCACTCCTGACGAATACGTTGATCTGCCTAATCTTAAGGTTGAAACTGTGCGGAATGGCGAGGTCGTACACCACAACACCGTTAGCCAGATGATCTTCTCGCCCGCATACTTGATCTCTTTCCTTTCACATGTGATGACATTACATCCGGGAGATATCATTCTGACAGGCACGCCTGGTTCAGTCGTGATTGATGCTGGTGATCAGGTGGAATGCCGGATTACTGGACTGAAAACATTGAGCAATGCGGTGGAAAACGGAATCTCTTAGTATAGAAAATCGTATGCATGACCTTTCGTATCTAGCTCTTCCACAAAACATGACATTATACGTAATATTTTTTTGTTTAATTTGAACAGAAAACCCGATCATAATCTACGTTTTTGTCAATGAATTGTGAGTATAAGGTGATAAAATAAGGATAACAAATCCGAAGTGAGATTACATTACATAATAAAGTGATGTTACCTTACAAAATTTTATTCATCTGTGGCGTGCGCAAAGGACTGGTCGGAACTGTTCATGTACTTACATGAAGACGATCAGCCTTGCTCGGCCAATACGAAGAGGAGTGG
This genomic interval carries:
- a CDS encoding alpha/beta hydrolase, with the translated sequence MALIKCDFYSDTLGLSTSMHVILPQQTHTQIGMQNVTGHGLHPTLYLLHGLSDDDSIWLRRTSIERYVANLGIAVVMPQVHRSFYTDMAEGGRYWTFISEELPTLARSFFPLSHQREDNFVAGLSMGGYGAFKLALRKPEQYAAAASLSGALDMAAHLNNTEGSALQQAEMQRIFGSNMTGSENDLLHLLQESQQSQSVRPLLYQCCGTEDFLYEDNQTFRKACELTDFQLTYEEEAGAHEWGYWDAKIQDVLKWLPLSKRD
- a CDS encoding PucR family transcriptional regulator, whose translation is MKMSELLKLPVFDGTIIVAGATGLNREVHTVNMMDAPDIIPYLRKNELLITTAFHFKDDLPALLELIGEMSRQDCTGLGIKSKRYLGNIPESAIKLANELHFPLMELPVDPSLGDIVNKSLSHILDVQTTELHNAIQTHRQFTQQIMSGQGIPKLLDQLSALLRLPVLLLGPYLQPIYGRFSTTTAAHIEALLSGGGHFHVAPSVFSAFSLLSEKRETLTLFPVYTHRQLHFLCIEGLVTPSERSNILTIEQATNVIAFELMKDNALKQNRRRIQNEFFTNFIGGAFSSSEEIASRGREFGLSSEQRYLCAVGKFDGADKTISFMQYKAEQDRIAEHLEGELIHFRYPLHLFTHDRAYVLLMPLVEEWKTVKPFFVALLERLQGKIAIHYGSELSFGFSSYAQPLAQIPVSYKEANEALYFGGIAGKTRFIEMYQPKEVPEILRMIPYEHLHKFYADTMQGFEDETIKDHHMLLHTLSVYLETHCHLAETAKRLYIHRNTVIYRLEKCEEIIGRSLKDPEETLRLRMAFRIKALLPKEGIAEG
- the allC gene encoding allantoate deiminase — protein: MIIKQPKPSALSEQVENMIEWLASHGKDEQNGVSRLLYDPAWIAAQRAIAAKMNDLGLQVHYDDVGNLFGHAAGRDPEARVVLTGSHVDTVIGGGKYDGAYGIVAALIAVEHLLTQYGQPLKPIEVVSLCEEEGSRFPMTYWGSGNITGAKSREAIHNLKDASGMLFEQAMYNVGFGLGQHPQPQRSDLECFIELHIEQGQVLEREKKSIGVVSHIVGQRRYDITVHGESNHAGTTPMKWRHDAMFTTAELIRILMLRANSHEDGLVATVGRLDAKPNVGNVIAREVTFSLDVRHSDTETIRTFCEECFNDFETIAAQHGTRITFRKWMDEPPVAMDSALNAATESILKREGISYQVMTSGAGHDSQVFGTYCPTALLFVPSRGGISHSPAEFTDTEDLQRGVSLLIDLLHQLAY
- a CDS encoding pyridoxal-phosphate-dependent aminotransferase family protein; protein product: MTKYREIHAPLRTIMTPGPVEVDPRVLRAMATPILGQFDPAFTQMMNETMDMLRQTFQTKNQWAFPVDGTSRSGLEAVLCSLIEPGDKVLVPIFGRFGHLLTEIAERHGAELHLMECPWGEVFDQQAVIDEVKRVQPKIVAIVHGETSTGCMQPLDLIGPACRELGVLTVVDAVASIGGAPVKVDEWQLDAVIGGTQKCISVPSGMAPVTYNERVEQILASRKKVERGVALDSDRRDVAHPIRSNYFDLSQLQDYWGPRRLNHHTEATSMLYALREGLRILLDEGLEERFERHKLHEKALMAGIRGMGLELFNDVAWKLPVVTCVKIPQGVDGESVRNMLLHQFGIEIASSFGPLHGQIWRIGTMGYSCRKENVLFVLSALEAVLIRHNAPIVIGRGVQEALNIYE
- a CDS encoding uracil/xanthine transporter; the protein is MNNIIRLRSGLAGLQWLFFLFTNTVVIPITVGAAFGLPQDKIQFLIQCSFVLTGLACVIQAALGHQRSVMEGQSGLWWGVILSLSAAAPSLGISLTELGGSLAVGIMISGVITILIGICGLAVPLSKLFTPGVMAVFMFLLGCRLNMIFLEGMLGISSGSSTEAPTIQPAVFLLAAAVAVFIAVLSVKARPAIGQYALLIGILGGWALYTLIFGRDSGTSSAGTIDMGWFPLGDPWHGLNTGVVMIAIIAGLVNASNTFGALKGTDHIYEQEASAKQYRRSFTISGVLAVLSGLLGLVPYAPYVSSVGFLQQTRIRDRLPFVIGGLLFAGIGLIPVISSALTQLPLSIGSAVLLVTYLRLLGSSLQYFSQIRMDAANLYRTAAPLFVGVIVMGLPSEYFASLPPLLRPLLGNGLLIGILLALVLDRLRYGSSQQDQTPASNKVRRLVAPTSDHSGRTLNSNLNPKGEQS
- a CDS encoding amidase family protein — translated: MRSHANQSKGFKPGTETEAEITSVSQDQWGAFVDATVQIPSTGTGELDGLTFAVKDVFDIQGVTSGAGNPDWLRTHEAADSTAPVLLSLLASGARLTGTTQTDELMYSLNGENAHYGTPINPLAPDRIPGGSSSGSAVAAAAGLVDFAIGTDTGGSVRIPSSYCGLFGFRPTHGAISAEGVIPLARSFDTVGWMSQSSKILLDVGKVLLKNKSVSLQDAELSVEANAISGAYDASNVKPTFSRFLIADEAWSLPEENDRSTLLAKLYELPNWKQGTTSVQLTAPTESLADWSAAFRALQGLEIAHEHSDWLIKERPTFGPGIAERFEWACTLEASAHTTESDLRTRIRSSLVELLGEDGLLAIPTAPGPAPLLGLQGAQAEAYRAKTMQLSCIAGLTGLPQVTVPVIREDGLPIGLSFIGGVNTDLKLLRWMAEHFIDEVRG
- a CDS encoding fumarylacetoacetate hydrolase family protein; its protein translation is MKLVTIEHEGQEHAAFLTDRGVIPLTWLNEKQNTDWHTDLFTLLQNKQLQALRDWYVSGGQESLAALPALPIDAVSYRALYRRPGKMIGVGMNYLAKAIELSGRPPEDEPVIFLKPDTSLIGSGEAILLPHGAGQVTAEAELAIVIGQKCRNVSEDEAMNYVAGYTTSLDMTAKEIHARNPRFMQRAKSFDTFLSLGSSLSTPDEYVDLPNLKVETVRNGEVVHHNTVSQMIFSPAYLISFLSHVMTLHPGDIILTGTPGSVVIDAGDQVECRITGLKTLSNAVENGIS